AGATTTTATTACTTAATTAAACTTTTTACTTTTTTACCTTTAAATTTACAAGATAAATTATTGCAAAATTTAGTTAAATAAGATATATTTTGTCAAAAAAGGGTATTTATGATATCTGTTTGTACTTATTGTGGGGTAGGGTGTGAGATTGATGTTGAGGTAGAAAATAATATGATAAAAAAGATTAAACCTCTAAAAAATGGAATTTCAAGTGGTGGGGAGTTATGTATTAAGGGTAAGTATGGATATGATTTTTTAGATTATAGACTAAAAAATCATTTAGTAAGTTATGAATTTATAAAAAAGAATGCTAATGATATGCCTTTTTCACTGCAAGTTAGACTTGCTAATTTAATAGAGTATGATGAGAGATTTTACTCAGCCCCATTTAGTTTAGCAGTAGATTTAACAGCGTGGAAATTAAAAGAGATAATTAATAAAAATTCTTCAAATTCAATTGCTTGTATTGGAGGAGCAAGGACGAATATAGAGAGTGCTTGGTTTTTTCAACATTTTGCAAGAAAAATTCTAAAAACTCCACATATTGATAATTGTGCAAGAGTTTGTCACTCTCCAAGTCTTAGTGGTCTTAAAATGAGTATAGGAGAGGGAGCAAGTAGTGTTGATTTTGATTCTATTTTTGATGCTGAGACTATTTTTGTAATAGGCTCTAACACCACAGAAGCCCATCCTATGGTTGCAAGTAGAATTATTAAAGCTAAAAGAAAAGGTGCTAAATTAATCGTTGTTGATGTTAGAGAAATTCCTTTAATGAAATTTGCAGATATTAGTGTTATTTTACCTTTTGAGAGTAACTTACTTTTTTTAAATGCTATTGCAAAAGAGTTAATTCAAAAAGATTTAATTAATAAAGAGTTTATTAAAAATAGATGTGTTAAATTTGATAAATATAAAGAGTTGATTTTAAAAGATAGATATTCAAAAGAGTTTTTTAAAAAGTTAAAAGGTTTTGAAAAAATATCAGCTCAGATAGAAGAGATTGCAAAACTCATAACTAAAAAAACAATTTTTACTTGGGGACTTGGAATAACTGAGCATATTGATGGGACTGAGAGTGTAAATGCAATAAGTAATCTTGCAATGCTTACAGGAAATTTTAAAAAAGGAGCAGGAGTTTTACCTCTTAGAGGTCAAAATAATGTCCAAGGGGCTTGTGATGTTGGATGTTTACCATATTATCTGCCAGATTATATAAGGCCAAAAGAGGATGAGATAGGGCTTATGACTCCTGATATTATTGATGCTATTTTAGATAATAAAATAAAAGCAATAATAAATATGGGAGAAGATATCTTGCATATTCATCCAAATCAAAATAAAATACATAAAGCCTTTGAAAAGTTAGAATTTTTAGCAGTATTAGAAGTTATGGAAAATGAGATAACTAAAAAAGCTGATATAGTGTTTGGTGTAAAAAGTGGATATGAAAAGGAAGGTGTTTTTGTAAATGCTGAGAGAAGACTTCATTTAACAAAACCATTAATTAAAAGTAATTTGCCAGATGACTGGGAAGTATTACAAGCAATTGCTAAAAAGTTTAATGAAAATGTTAATTTTAATTTAAGCAAGGAAGTTTTTGAAGAGTGTACAAAAGAAGTAAAAAGATTTGCTGGGGCTACATATGAAAGATTAGAAAAAAAACCTCTTCAATGGCCAATTAAAGAGGATGGAACTGACTCTCCTATTTTACATTTAGAAAAATTTTCAACTCCTGATGGAAAAGGACATTTTCATTATTATAAATACCATTTAAGAGGGGAAGTAAAAGATTTAATTGAAGGAAAGAAAAATTGGTATTTAAATTCAGGAAGAGCACTTCCACAATATAATAATGCAGCCCAAACTAAAAAAAGTGAAAAATTAAATACTAAATATAGTGATGATGTTTTATTAGTTAATGAAATTCATAAAAAAGAAATTTCGAGTAAAGTTAAATTAAAATCAAAATATGGAGAGAGTGAAATTTTAAATGTTAAATTTACTAACAAAGTTAGACCATACACTCTTTTTACAACATTTCATTTTGCAAAAAATAAAATCAACTTTTTATTTGGAGATGAAGCAGACCATAAAGTAAAAACAGCAAGATTTAAATCAGTTAAAGTTGAGGTAATTAATGTAAATTAGCATAGGCCCGATTTAATAAATAGATGTTTAAAATTTCTCAACAGAAGAGTAAATTTTTTAACATTTTGCAATAGCCAAAAAGCATTAACTCACTTCGTCCAAACAAAATGCTTTTTTACCTCTTTTGCTACACTAAAATTTGCAATTGTTTCGTCATTTTAAAAATTTAATTTTTGTTTTATATTTTCTATCGAATTCACGTTAAATTAATGATCTTTTAATAAATAGTGAGTTTTTTATACTAAAAATACTTGACTTTATTGTAGTAAAGTTGTATAATAACAGAAAAATTAAGGAGGGGAAAATGGCAGAAAACAAAAGAATGGAAGAAAAAAAAGAGGTAACACAAAAAGTTGAAAATGCTCAAAATAACTATGTAGATGAGAGAGTAAAAAAAATTACCCAAGAAGCAGTTGAAGCAATAAATCTTGTAACATCAGTTATTGAAGCATTAGATAATAAAGATAAAAATAAAGCAATTGAAACTATTGAAAAAGCGCTTGGAAAACTTGAAGTTTTAGTTGCAAGAGACCCAAATTTACAAGTAGTACCTGTGGATGTAAAAGAGCAAGTAATAGATTTTCCAGGAACAGTTGATGATGTTGAAGCTGCAAAAACTGAAATAGTAGCTTTAATAAAAGCTGGTGAAGTGCAACTTGCAAGAGATATTATGCTAAATTTAGCAAGTGAGCTTGATATTTATGTAACAGCACTTCCTATTGGAACATATCCAGTTGTATTAAAAGCAATTATTCCATTAATTGAACAAGAAAAATTTGAAGAAGCTAAAAAACTAATAATTGAAGCACTTGAAACATTAGTAATTGAAAAAATTGTAATTCCATTGCCAATACTTAGAGCAGAACAAGCAATTATTAGAGCAAATGAACTTGCTAATAAAGAAAATCCAAATAAAGATGAATTAAAAGAGCTTTTAGCTTATGCAAAAGAGCAACTTCAACTTGCAGAAGCACTTGGATATGGAAAAGTAGAAATAGATTACAAAGACTTATATGAAGAAATTGAAAAACTTGAAAAAATATTAGCAAGTGATGAATCAACAGAAGATATCTTTAAAACTCTTAAAGAAAAATTATCTTCAATTATGGTTAAATTTAATAAACCAAAAGCTCCAACAAATATGCCAAAAGCAGAAGATAAAAAAGAGGAGTCTAAATAGGCTCCTTATATCAATTTTGAATAAGTTAATTACTTTAAAAATATTTAAAACTCCAATTCTTTCAATGCTTTTTATAATTTTCTATTATCTATTTTTCATTGTTAATTGGTATTATTTTACTCCATGAGAATGTAAAAAATCTTTTCTTGAAATTAAATTTTCTAAAATTGCAAATAAAATCATAAAATTAATAAAACTTGTGCCTCCATGACTTAAAAGAGGTAAAGGTACTCCTACAACTGGTGCTAAATTCATTGTCATTGCTATATTAATAAAAGCATATATAAAAATCATTAATGCAACACCTATATACATAACTTTTGCAAAGTAATCATTTCCCAATTTTTCAGCTTTTTTTAATAAATACACTATTAAAATAAAATAAAGGATAATTATAAATGAAGCTCCTATAAATCCAAATCTTTCTACTAAATATGCAAAAATAAAATCACTACTTGCAATTGGCAAAAATTTTAATTGAGTTTGAGTTGCATTTTTTTTACTTTTTCCAGTAAGTCCTCCACTACCAATTGCAATTAAGGATTGTTTTACATGATAGCTTGGTTTATTTAAAAAATGTTCAATTCTTTTTTTTTGATAATCTTTTAATAAAAATTTATATGCTATTGGAGTAAAGATAATTGCAAAGATTGATAAAGTAATCCATATTTTTTTATCAACTCCAATTATAAACAATACTCCAAATCCAATAATTAAAGTAATTAATGCAGTCCCTAAGTCTGGTTCTTTGGCTATAAGTAAAAAAGGAATTATAATGTAAATAGATAGTCTTAAAAACTCTTTTAAATTATATACAGGTCTTGGTGGATATTTGTAAATTAAATATCCAAGCATTAAAAGAAGAGTTGTCTTCATAAATTCAGCAGGTTGAATGGTTAAATTTATTATTGGAATTTTGAGCCATCTTTGAGCTCCAAGGATTTTTATTCCAAATAAATCAACCATTATAAGTAAGATTATATTTAACCAATAGATAAAAGGAATTATCCAAAGAAGTTTTCTTATTGGAATAAAATAAACAAAAATAAAAACTATAAATCCAATAGAAATATAGATTAACTCTTTTATAAATAGTCTATGCGAAATTTCATTTACAAGAAATAAACTAATTAAAATAAAAGGAATTAAAAGGAGAATAAGAAAAAAATCGAATTTTTTAATTGCAAGGTTGTTTTGTATACTCCTCAAATAGTTTCTCCATTTCTTCTGATAATTGGTGTGATGCTTTTTCTACTTTTTTGAATGTTGCAATTATATCATCTTTTTTCTTAATACATGTTTTATTTTCTGTACAAGTTAGAGCATTATTTGTTAATTCGTGAATTTGTGGATGAATTTTGTCTTTAATAATTTTATATGATGGAAGACAACCAACTTTTTTAGCTGTTATTTCATTATTTAACCATTTACCAAATTCACAATTAGTAGGAGGTACTTTTTCGATAGGTTCTTCTTCAACTACTGCTTCGTAAGCATTGAGTTTATAAATTAGATGAGAAAGTTTAGCTAAATCTAAAAACATTCTTGTTAAAGCAAAATCAACATTTCTTCTATTTTCCATAGCTTTATCTCTAAATCCTATAACAAGATTGCTTACTAAATCTATATCTTCTTTTGAAGAGTTTGCCATATTAGTAATTGTTTCAGCATTTGCTTGAATTTCACTTGTTTCTTGTTGAAGAGTTTTAATTGTGATTGAAATTTCACTTGTTGCTTTTTGAGTTCTCTCAGCAAGTTTTCTAATTTCATCAGCAACAACTGCAAATCCTCTTCCATGTTCACCAGCTCTTGCAGCTTCAATTGCAGCATTAAGTGCAAGAAGATTTGTTTGGTCAGCAATATCTGTAATTAATTCTACAATTTTTCCAATCTCTTCTGCTCTTTGAGATAACATATGAATTGCTTCGTTTGTATGATATATAAATTCAATTAATTCATTTAATACATTTGATAAATTCTCTATTTTTGTAGCTGAATCATCAGCCCCATTGTAAATATCTTGTGATAATTCATCGATTCTTTCCATAAATGCTTTTAGTTTAGTATTAAATGATTGTTTAATATCACTAATTTGTTGTTTAACTCCACCACCAAGGTTATTAAGTGTTATAAACAGTTCACTTCTATTTTGCTCTTTTATAGCAGTAGAGATAGCTTTTACTGCTTCATTTATCATTTCAGCTGTTGCTCTAAATCTTCCTTTATATCCTTGAAGTGCAATATCTCTATAATCGATTCCACTCTCAGCTGCGTGAATTGATTCTTTAATATCTCTTTCAAATGCTTCAAGTTGGTCAAGTAAATCATTTACATCCCATGCAAAATTATAATATGGGCTACTATGAGGAATATTTGTTATTCTTTCGTTAAAATCACCATTTGCTGCTTTTTTTATTACATATTGAATTTTTTGTAATAATTCATCATTTGAATTTTCTTTTTCTTTTTTAGATAAAGGTAATAGAGTAATAATTATTCCGATAATCCCAAGACCACCAATGATATAATCTCCTTTATAAACACCATATCCACTTACTACTAAAAATAAAATTGATGCAATTGTATTAAAAATTTTATAGTTCATTGATAATTCCTTTTTGGATTTTTATCATTAATTCATTAAAAGTTAACTGTTTTGATTTTAAAAGTTCATTTACAGCATTTAGTGAGGCATCCATACCTTGTGAATCTTCTATTGATTTAAGTTTTGAATAAAGTGGCTCTATTATACTTCTAAAAGATTCAATTGGTTTTCTTCTTACAGAATAGTATCCAATAATATTATTATTTACATCAAAAGTAGGGGAAATATTGGCAAAAACCCAGTAATATCCTCCATCTTTTCGTAAGTTTTTAACAAACCCAAACCACTCTTTTCCATTTTGGATATGGTCATAAAGAATTTTAAATGCACATCTTGGCATATCAGGGTGTCTAAGGATATTATGTGGTTTTCCAAGAAGTTCATTTTCCTCATATCCACTTATTTCAATAAAAATTTTATTTCCATATAAAATTCTACTTTTTGTATCTGTTTTTGAAACAATAAAGTCTTCTTCTTTAAGTAAAACCTCTTTGTTTGTTGGAGTTACCGATGGTTTTTTCATTTAAACTCTCCTTTAATTTTACGGCATCGATTCCTAAAATTGCCACTTCTTCAATTTCATTAAAATTTGAAATTAAATAAACAATTTTAGTATCAAGCAAATATTCGTTGGCAATTTTTTGGAAACTTGATGCCTTTTGGAGTATATCGGTAAAAATATATTTTGCTTTAAGGTTTGAGACAAAAATTAATTCTTTTATATTAGAAATTATAACTCCATAAGGAATATTATTATTTTTGCAAAAATTAAATAATTCAAGTGAAGAATCACAATAATGGAATATTAAAGTTGAATTATTAGGAGAGTTTTTAATATCATCTAATGTTTTAACTCTAAAAAAAGTCTCTTTGCAAAATGGTTTTTCAAGAATTAGCATAACACTCCTTGCATATATTTTTTCCATCAATTTTTTTTATTTCATTTTTAGGATAAAATGTTTTACATTTATCACATAAAATTAAGTCTTGTGATTCATCTTTTTTTTCTTCATTATTAACTTTTGGTTTTTTAATAAAAAAATAATAAATTGCTCCAATAATTAGTAATAAGATGATTATTTTGCCCATTTTTCTCCTTTAATAAATAAATAATTTCTATTACCTCTGCTTATAATAGAAGCATCAATATCTTGTAATTCATCTAAAACATTTGAACCTTTATATAAAAGTATTGTACTATCTTTTTTTAAAAAAGGTTTTATTATTTTTAAAATATCATTTGTTTTCATTACAGCCCGACTTGTTATTAAATCTACTTTTGGTAAATTAGCTTTTTCAACTCTATCTCTAATAACTTCTACATTTTTTAAATTAAGAATTGTTTTAATGTAATTTAAAAAGCTATATCTTTTTTTAAGGGGTTCAACTAAATACCATTTGGTATTTGGCATAGCAATTGCTAAGATTAATCCTGGAAATCCAGCACCTGTGCCAATATCAATTGCTGTTTTAGAATCTTTTATTTTTTCAAGTGGATATAGACTATCTTCTATTTGTTTTTTTATTTCATCTTCATTATAATTTGTAAGTTTATGTGTTTTATTCCATTTGAGTAATTCGTTTGTAAATATTTCAAATTTATTCATAATCTCTCCTATAATTTGTGACCAAGTTTTTCCTTTTTTGTTTTAAGATATTTTTCATTATAAGGATTAGGAGTTGGTTTAATGGGAATTCTTTTTACAACCTCTATATTTTTTAGGCTAAATTCTTTTTTGGGATTGTTAGTTAGAAGTTTTATTTTTTTTATATTAAATTCTTTTAAAATCTCTTCTACTATACTAAAATCTCTTAGATCTGCTTCAAATCCAAGTTGATGGTTTGCTTCAACTGTATCAAACCCCTTATCTTGAAGTGCATAAGCATTTACTTTATTAAAAAGACCAATTCCTCTTCCTTCTTGTCTTAAATAAATTATCATTCCTCCATTTTCATTTATAATTTCCATAGCCTTTTGGAGTTGTTCGCCACAATCACATTTTAAACTTCCTAACGCATCTCCTGTTAAACATTCACTATGGATTCTAACAATTGGAATTTCAGGTAAATTTTCAGTAAATATAACTAAATGTTCTTTATCATTTTCTTTAAAAGATTGAATTTTAAAGTTACCAAACTTTGTAGGAAGATTAGCAATTTTAGATTTTTCCATAAATTACCTTTTTTTGATAAAATTATATCTTAATAAAAATTACTCAAAGGATAAATATTGAGACACTTTTTAAGTTTAATAGATTATACCAAAGAAGAGATAAAAGAGATTATTGATTTAGCTTTTCAAATAAAAAAAGAGACAAAAAATAGGATTTTTAAGCCATATTTAAAAAATTATCAACTTGCTATGATATTTGAGAAAAGCTCAACTCGAACAAGAGTATCTTTTGAAGTTGGAATTAATCAGCTTGGAGGAAATGGAATTTTTTTAAGCTCTCGTGATATACAGCTTGGAAGGGGAGAGCCAATTAAAGATACTGCAAGAGTTATTAGTAGAATGGTTGATATGATTATGATTAGGACTTTTGGGCAAGAAAGACTTGAAGAATTTGCTAAATATTCAAAAGTGCCTGTAATTAATGGACTTACTGATAAATGTCATCCCGTCCAATTACTTGCAGATTTAATGACAATGATTGAATATAAAAAATTTGATTTTGATAATCCTCAAAAAACAGTAGTAGTTTATATTGGGGATGGAAATAATATGGCAAATTCTTGGGTTATTTTAGCAAGTAAGCTTGGATTTAATTTAAGAGTTGCAACTCCAAAAGGGTATGAAATAGATGAAGATATTAAACAAAAAGCATTAGAATTTGCTAAACAAAGTGGGGCTAAGATAGAATTTTTATATGATGTAAAAGAAGCAATAAAAAATGCTGATGTTGTGACTACTGATACTTGGGTTAGTATGGGGCAAGAAGATGAAAAAGAAAAAAGAATAAGTGATTTTAAAGGATTTGAAGTTAATAGTGAATTGATGAATTTAGCAAAAAAAGATGCGATTTTTCTTCATTGTCTTCCAGCATATAGAGGGTATGAAGTTAGTGAAGAAGTTTTTGAAAAACATTCAAATGAGATATTTGATGAGGCGGAAAATAGACTTCACGCTCAAAAAGGATTAATGGTATGGCTAATGAGACAGCTAAAAAATTAAATACAAATACAGTTGTAGAGTGTAAAGAGTTTGAAGTTTTACAAGGAGATTTAAATGAGCCAATTTGGGTTATGATTACTCCTGATAATAATTTAAAGGTAGTGTTATCTCCTGAGGAATATGATAAATTAATAGAGAGTTTAAAAAACAGTTTAAAAGAAAACTTAGAATTAAAGCTTGAAAAAGCAATTTTAAGTGAATTTCCAATAGATTATGATGATGTAAAAGCAGTTGTTTTAGAAGAGATGAAAAAATCAGATAAATCAATTAAAGAGATAGTTGAAAAAGTAAAGCTTGAACATCCTAATCTTTTTTACAATTTAGACCTCGATAAAATCTTTTAAAAAATAATTTTTTTCTTTTCATTTTTTTTCTTGACAAATAACAAAGTTTAGCTTATAATATTGAATGGGAATAATCCCAAAAGTATTACTCACAGGTTGTGAGTAATCCAAAAAAAAAGCTCAGGTGAGCAAGGAGGAAAAAATGGAAGAAGTAGTAAAAACACAAGAAGGTGTATTAGTATTAAAGAATATGCCAGAATTTAAAATGGAAGCATATGATGCAGCAACAGGTCATTATACAGAAGTTAGCAGTGAAGATTATAAAGGAAAATGGACAGTAATTTGTTTCTATCCAGCAGATTTTACATTTGTTTGACCTACTGAAATAGCTGCCGTGAATGCAGCATTACCATTCTTTAAAGAACTTGGAGTAGAGGTTTTAGCAGTATCAACAGATACAAAATTCTCACATAAAAGATTTGTAGAAACTGAACCATTATTAAAAGATTTAAAACTTACATTAGCATCAGACCCAACATTAGAAGTTACAAAAAAATTTGGAGTTTTAATAGAGGGTGCAGGACTTGCGCTTAGAGGAAGATTTTTAATTAATCCAGATGGACAAATAGTAGCTGAGGAAGTTCAATCACCACC
This Caminibacter mediatlanticus TB-2 DNA region includes the following protein-coding sequences:
- a CDS encoding molybdopterin oxidoreductase family protein; translated protein: MISVCTYCGVGCEIDVEVENNMIKKIKPLKNGISSGGELCIKGKYGYDFLDYRLKNHLVSYEFIKKNANDMPFSLQVRLANLIEYDERFYSAPFSLAVDLTAWKLKEIINKNSSNSIACIGGARTNIESAWFFQHFARKILKTPHIDNCARVCHSPSLSGLKMSIGEGASSVDFDSIFDAETIFVIGSNTTEAHPMVASRIIKAKRKGAKLIVVDVREIPLMKFADISVILPFESNLLFLNAIAKELIQKDLINKEFIKNRCVKFDKYKELILKDRYSKEFFKKLKGFEKISAQIEEIAKLITKKTIFTWGLGITEHIDGTESVNAISNLAMLTGNFKKGAGVLPLRGQNNVQGACDVGCLPYYLPDYIRPKEDEIGLMTPDIIDAILDNKIKAIINMGEDILHIHPNQNKIHKAFEKLEFLAVLEVMENEITKKADIVFGVKSGYEKEGVFVNAERRLHLTKPLIKSNLPDDWEVLQAIAKKFNENVNFNLSKEVFEECTKEVKRFAGATYERLEKKPLQWPIKEDGTDSPILHLEKFSTPDGKGHFHYYKYHLRGEVKDLIEGKKNWYLNSGRALPQYNNAAQTKKSEKLNTKYSDDVLLVNEIHKKEISSKVKLKSKYGESEILNVKFTNKVRPYTLFTTFHFAKNKINFLFGDEADHKVKTARFKSVKVEVINVN
- the rsmG gene encoding 16S rRNA (guanine(527)-N(7))-methyltransferase RsmG — protein: MNKFEIFTNELLKWNKTHKLTNYNEDEIKKQIEDSLYPLEKIKDSKTAIDIGTGAGFPGLILAIAMPNTKWYLVEPLKKRYSFLNYIKTILNLKNVEVIRDRVEKANLPKVDLITSRAVMKTNDILKIIKPFLKKDSTILLYKGSNVLDELQDIDASIISRGNRNYLFIKGEKWAK
- a CDS encoding peroxiredoxin, with the translated sequence MEEVVKTQEGVLVLKNMPEFKMEAYDAATGHYTEVSSEDYKGKWTVICFYPADFTFVUPTEIAAVNAALPFFKELGVEVLAVSTDTKFSHKRFVETEPLLKDLKLTLASDPTLEVTKKFGVLIEGAGLALRGRFLINPDGQIVAEEVQSPPVGRSVKEFLRQVMAHQYAYKTGEVCPANWKPGKKTLPVNTDIEPMTGNVGKYVTLEDLIDENDVKEMKEMLEKFKEISK
- a CDS encoding methyl-accepting chemotaxis protein; amino-acid sequence: MNYKIFNTIASILFLVVSGYGVYKGDYIIGGLGIIGIIITLLPLSKKEKENSNDELLQKIQYVIKKAANGDFNERITNIPHSSPYYNFAWDVNDLLDQLEAFERDIKESIHAAESGIDYRDIALQGYKGRFRATAEMINEAVKAISTAIKEQNRSELFITLNNLGGGVKQQISDIKQSFNTKLKAFMERIDELSQDIYNGADDSATKIENLSNVLNELIEFIYHTNEAIHMLSQRAEEIGKIVELITDIADQTNLLALNAAIEAARAGEHGRGFAVVADEIRKLAERTQKATSEISITIKTLQQETSEIQANAETITNMANSSKEDIDLVSNLVIGFRDKAMENRRNVDFALTRMFLDLAKLSHLIYKLNAYEAVVEEEPIEKVPPTNCEFGKWLNNEITAKKVGCLPSYKIIKDKIHPQIHELTNNALTCTENKTCIKKKDDIIATFKKVEKASHQLSEEMEKLFEEYTKQPCN
- a CDS encoding YfdX family protein is translated as MAENKRMEEKKEVTQKVENAQNNYVDERVKKITQEAVEAINLVTSVIEALDNKDKNKAIETIEKALGKLEVLVARDPNLQVVPVDVKEQVIDFPGTVDDVEAAKTEIVALIKAGEVQLARDIMLNLASELDIYVTALPIGTYPVVLKAIIPLIEQEKFEEAKKLIIEALETLVIEKIVIPLPILRAEQAIIRANELANKENPNKDELKELLAYAKEQLQLAEALGYGKVEIDYKDLYEEIEKLEKILASDESTEDIFKTLKEKLSSIMVKFNKPKAPTNMPKAEDKKEESK
- a CDS encoding FtsW/RodA/SpoVE family cell cycle protein, whose amino-acid sequence is MRSIQNNLAIKKFDFFLILLLIPFILISLFLVNEISHRLFIKELIYISIGFIVFIFVYFIPIRKLLWIIPFIYWLNIILLIMVDLFGIKILGAQRWLKIPIINLTIQPAEFMKTTLLLMLGYLIYKYPPRPVYNLKEFLRLSIYIIIPFLLIAKEPDLGTALITLIIGFGVLFIIGVDKKIWITLSIFAIIFTPIAYKFLLKDYQKKRIEHFLNKPSYHVKQSLIAIGSGGLTGKSKKNATQTQLKFLPIASSDFIFAYLVERFGFIGASFIIILYFILIVYLLKKAEKLGNDYFAKVMYIGVALMIFIYAFINIAMTMNLAPVVGVPLPLLSHGGTSFINFMILFAILENLISRKDFLHSHGVK
- the ribA gene encoding GTP cyclohydrolase II; protein product: MEKSKIANLPTKFGNFKIQSFKENDKEHLVIFTENLPEIPIVRIHSECLTGDALGSLKCDCGEQLQKAMEIINENGGMIIYLRQEGRGIGLFNKVNAYALQDKGFDTVEANHQLGFEADLRDFSIVEEILKEFNIKKIKLLTNNPKKEFSLKNIEVVKRIPIKPTPNPYNEKYLKTKKEKLGHKL
- the argF gene encoding ornithine carbamoyltransferase; this translates as MRHFLSLIDYTKEEIKEIIDLAFQIKKETKNRIFKPYLKNYQLAMIFEKSSTRTRVSFEVGINQLGGNGIFLSSRDIQLGRGEPIKDTARVISRMVDMIMIRTFGQERLEEFAKYSKVPVINGLTDKCHPVQLLADLMTMIEYKKFDFDNPQKTVVVYIGDGNNMANSWVILASKLGFNLRVATPKGYEIDEDIKQKALEFAKQSGAKIEFLYDVKEAIKNADVVTTDTWVSMGQEDEKEKRISDFKGFEVNSELMNLAKKDAIFLHCLPAYRGYEVSEEVFEKHSNEIFDEAENRLHAQKGLMVWLMRQLKN
- a CDS encoding PAS domain-containing protein — translated: MKKPSVTPTNKEVLLKEEDFIVSKTDTKSRILYGNKIFIEISGYEENELLGKPHNILRHPDMPRCAFKILYDHIQNGKEWFGFVKNLRKDGGYYWVFANISPTFDVNNNIIGYYSVRRKPIESFRSIIEPLYSKLKSIEDSQGMDASLNAVNELLKSKQLTFNELMIKIQKGIINEL
- a CDS encoding DUF2603 domain-containing protein, translating into MANETAKKLNTNTVVECKEFEVLQGDLNEPIWVMITPDNNLKVVLSPEEYDKLIESLKNSLKENLELKLEKAILSEFPIDYDDVKAVVLEEMKKSDKSIKEIVEKVKLEHPNLFYNLDLDKIF